In Candidatus Eisenbacteria bacterium, the following are encoded in one genomic region:
- the larE gene encoding ATP-dependent sacrificial sulfur transferase LarE, whose protein sequence is MIRRASSIELGGPGVDPVLLGKRERLSALLGGMGRTLVAYSGGVDSSFLLAEAHRVLGARAQGVIAKSPSLPATELSQALDLAAERGIPVRIVETREMDRAAYQANGPDRCFHCKTELFQVLERIAAEESWDSLAYGALVDDLGDVRPGMAAAERCRVRAPLIEAGLGKLEVRILARRMGLRVWDKPQSACLASRIPHGSPVTEEKLAQVERGEAWLRDAFGLGVVRLRHEGRTARIEVLPGEIPRLAAEEAMLLIKRELAGIGFDEVRIDPRGYRRPDPQPET, encoded by the coding sequence ATGATCCGCCGCGCGTCGTCGATCGAGCTGGGCGGCCCGGGCGTCGACCCCGTGCTCCTCGGGAAGCGCGAGCGTCTGTCGGCGCTCCTCGGCGGCATGGGCCGGACGCTCGTGGCCTACTCGGGCGGCGTCGATTCTTCCTTTCTCCTCGCCGAGGCGCACCGCGTTCTCGGGGCACGCGCGCAGGGCGTGATCGCGAAGAGCCCGTCCCTTCCCGCGACCGAGCTGTCCCAGGCGCTCGACCTCGCGGCGGAGCGGGGCATTCCGGTCCGGATCGTCGAAACCCGGGAAATGGACCGGGCCGCGTACCAGGCGAACGGGCCCGACCGATGCTTCCACTGCAAGACGGAGCTCTTCCAGGTGCTCGAGCGGATTGCCGCGGAGGAGTCCTGGGACTCTCTCGCGTACGGCGCTCTCGTCGACGACCTCGGAGACGTTCGTCCCGGGATGGCGGCGGCGGAGCGCTGCCGCGTGCGGGCCCCTCTGATCGAGGCGGGCCTCGGGAAGCTGGAGGTGAGGATCCTCGCCCGCAGGATGGGCCTTCGGGTCTGGGACAAGCCCCAGTCCGCGTGCCTCGCCTCCCGCATTCCGCACGGGAGCCCCGTCACCGAGGAGAAGCTCGCCCAGGTGGAGCGTGGGGAAGCGTGGCTGCGCGATGCCTTCGGCCTCGGGGTCGTCCGTCTTCGCCATGAAGGAAGGACGGCCCGGATCGAGGTTCTTCCGGGTGAAATTCCCCGCCTCGCCGCCGAAGAGGCTATGCTACTGATAAAACGTGAGTTGGCGGGCATCGGATTCGACGAGGTTCGGATCGATCCCAGGGGATACCGCCGCCCCGACCCTCAACCCGAGACCTGA